The DNA region CGGCTGGACATCATCGGCATGGCGCTGGCCATCTCCGCGGTGCTGCTGCTGGTGTATCCGCTCACCGAGGGACGCCGATTGGGCTGGCCCGCCTGGACTTTCGTCATGATCGGCGCCTCGGCCGCGGCGCTCGGCGCCTTCCTGGTCTACGAGCGGTGGCGGGCCCGCACCGCCGGATCCCCGCTGATCGACCTGGACCTGTTCCGGTCGCGGCCGTTCACCATCGGCTTGAGCAGCTGGCTGTTGTTCTGGATCGGGTTCGGCGGGTTCTTCCTGATCTGGACGCTGTTCATGCAGGCCGGGCTCGGGTGGTCGCCCATGCGGGCCGGACTCACCTCGGTGTTCTTCGCGGTCGGCGCGGGCATCGGGGCGGGCGTCTCGGTGAGCGCGCTGGCGCCGCGGTTCGGCAAGTGGGTGCTGCTGGCCGGCGGGCTGGTCACCGCGGGCGGGTTCGCACTGTACGGTGCGCTGGCCACCTACTACGAATCCGATTTCGCCTCATGGCAAATGGTGTTCCCGCTGCTGGTGACCGGCATCGGCTTCGGCATCGTGGTCGCGCCGACCATCGACATGCTGCTCGGGCAGATTCCCGACCGCGAGGCCGGGGCCGCGTCCGGGCTGCTCAACACCGGCCAGCAGCTGGGACTGGCGCTGGGCGTGGCACTGGTCGGGATCCTGTTCTTCGGGCAACTGGATCACGATTCGGCGCGCGGCGTGGATTCCGTTGCGGGGCAGACACGGACCGAACTTGCGGCGGCGGGGCTGCCCGGGTCCGCGCAGGAGCAGATCCTCGCGAACTTCCGGGCGTGCGTACGGGATCGCTCGGGCGAGGTGGATCCGTCGGTGGTTCCGGCGAGCTGCCAGTCGGCTCCGGCGGACCCGGCCGTCGGGCAGATCCTCACGCGGGCGGGCGCAGACGCCAATGCGGTCAACTTCGCGCACACCTTCCAGTACACGCTGTGGTGGGGCATGGGACTGATGACGCTGGTCTGCCTCGGCTTCGTGGCACTGCCCCGCGACACCCGGCTCGAACAGCACGAGATGGCGGACGAGGAGGAGCTCGTCGGCGTCTGAGGAACGACACGGCCGCGGGTTCGGTGAAACCACCGGACCCGCGGCCCGTTCCGGTGAAGAATCCAGACAGATCACCGACTTCCGACAGGAGCCAGTCATGCGCGCGGCCGTGGTCAGCAAGGGCGAATTCCAGGTCGAAGACCTCCCGGCACCCGTCCCGGGGCCCGGCCAAGTGCTCATCTCCGTCACGCGCTGCGGCATCTGCGGCTCCGACCTGCACGCCCGCCTGCACTGCGATGAACTCGCCGACCTGGCCGCCGCCACCGGCTACGACCGGTTCATGCGTTCCGACCAGCGCATCGTCATGGGCCACGAATTCACCGGCGAGATCGCCGAATACGGCCCCGGCACCCGCCGCCGCTGGAAGCCCGGCACCCCGGTGGTCGCCTGCCCATCCTGCGCACCGGCCGCCAGCCCGAACTCACCGGCCTGTCCGCGCACGCCCCCGGCGGCTACGCCGAACAGGTCCTGGTCCAGGAGCCGATGACCTTCCAGGTCCCGAACGGCCTGTCCCCCGACCACGCCGCGCTCACCGAACCCATGGCCGTGGCCTGGCACGCCGTCCGCAAGAGCCGGATCGCCAAGGGCCAGACCGCTTTCGTCATCGGTTGCGGCCCGATCGGCCTCGCCGTCATCTCCATGCTGAAGGCCGCGGGCGTCCGCACCGTCATCGCCAGCGACTTCTCCCCCCGCCGCCGCGAACTCGCGACCGCCTGCGGAGCCGACGTGGTCGTCGACCCGACCACCGAATCCCCCTGGGAAGCCACCCCGAAGAAGTCCCGCATCACCGGCGCCGCCGACATCCTCAACCTCGGCTTCGACGCCATGGAACGCCTCCGCCGGATCCCCAACATCCCCTGGTGGTACCTGTTCCGCGCCGCCCACACCCTCGACCGCGGCCCCTCCGGCCCGGTCGTCTTCGAATGCGTCGGTGTCCCCGGCATCATCGACCAGATCCTCACCGCCGCACCCCCGTTGACCCGCGTCGTGGTCGTCGGCGTCTGCATGCAATCCGACGCCTTCCACCCCGCCACCGCCATCAACAAGGAAATAGAACTCCGCTTCGTCCTCGGCTACGACCCCGGCGAATTCCGCGACACCCTGCACATAATCGCCGACGGCAAGGTGGACCCGTCACCCCTGATCACCGGCACGGTCGGCCTCGAAGGCATCGACACCGCCTTCACCACCCTCGCCTCCCCCGACCACCACGCCAAGATCCTCATCGACCCCCGCAGCGACCGCACCGCGCCCTGACGCGGCGCCCGGTCACGTCAGCGGCCGGGGCGCACCGCCGGGAACGGGGTGGTCGGGGGCTCGTGAAGGATGTCCAGGAGGCCCTCGGCGCTGCGGGCCGCGGTGAGGCAGGCGTTGGCGGTGAACTGGTCCGCGAGGGGGTGGCGGGCTCGGGAGCGCCACTTGTGGACGGCGGCCAGGGCCACGTCGCGTTGGGTGGGTAGGTCGGTGTGGGCGGGTAGGCCCAGGCGGAGGGTGGGGGCCACCCCGGTGCCGCCGATCAGGCGGTTCAGTTCGGCCAGATCGTCAGGGGGGAGCGGCAATTCGTCGGCGCGCAGATGGGCCAGGAGGCGGAGTTCGGCGAAGCCGTGGACGTCGGCCAGGAGCGTGCGGACGCGCGGGAGCAGGGCGTCGGCGGTGGAACCGGGATTCGCGGCGAGGATACGGGCCAGGGCGGTGAGGGCGGAGTGGGCCTTGAGTTCGTCTGCGCGCTGGGCGAATTGGACGTCCAGGACGGTGCGGAGTTCGTCCAGGCCGCTGCGGCTGGAGAGTTCGGCGGCGAGCGCCTGCGAGCCGCGCACACCCAGGCGGATCAGGGTGACGGCCAGGCGGATGCCGAACAGGCCGAAACGCGCCGTCAGATGGGCGCGCAATTCGGCGGGG from Nocardia tengchongensis includes:
- a CDS encoding MFS transporter, with product MDTDITPTLDPRRWIAFAVVLAAGFMDLLDVTIVNVAVPSVQKDLGAAYSQIEWIIAAYVLSFAAVLITGGRLGDIYGRKRLFLLGVAGFTAASLACGLASSPAMLIGSRFVQGAMAGLMVPQILAIIRVTFPKEERAKAIAVYSGVGGSASAVGLSLGGLLVEWNLFDLGWRPIFLVNVPVGLLALGAAAVVMRDSRSAHAPRLDIIGMALAISAVLLLVYPLTEGRRLGWPAWTFVMIGASAAALGAFLVYERWRARTAGSPLIDLDLFRSRPFTIGLSSWLLFWIGFGGFFLIWTLFMQAGLGWSPMRAGLTSVFFAVGAGIGAGVSVSALAPRFGKWVLLAGGLVTAGGFALYGALATYYESDFASWQMVFPLLVTGIGFGIVVAPTIDMLLGQIPDREAGAASGLLNTGQQLGLALGVALVGILFFGQLDHDSARGVDSVAGQTRTELAAAGLPGSAQEQILANFRACVRDRSGEVDPSVVPASCQSAPADPAVGQILTRAGADANAVNFAHTFQYTLWWGMGLMTLVCLGFVALPRDTRLEQHEMADEEELVGV